From the Chloroflexota bacterium genome, the window GGGAGGTGAGCAATGCCAAAAAAGTTTCACTATGCGTATGACCGATTCTATGGAGAATTGCAAGATTTTTTCCGGGCGGACATGTACGCAGAAAGCCTGCGCGACGCATTGCTTGAAATCGTGGCTGACTTTAACGATATTTACGCACAAACTGAAAATGAGGCAAAACAACTAGCCGAAGAATTACTGAACGAAGAACTGGGTAAAGGTTGGACGGTCGCGGATTATTTCCAAAGACCACCAGAACTTTGGACAAACCTGATTTCGTACAGGATCCAAACTCTGGAAGAAGTCAGTGAATCAAAATGACAAAGCGCGTTGAAACAAACACCATCCATCACGGCGATTGCCGCGAAATTTTGCAAACGCTTCCAGACGAAAGCGTTGATTTTATTGTAACATCACCACCATACGCTGATCGCCGCAAGCATACGTACGGTGGAGTGCCGCCCGAAAAATACGTCGAGTGGTTTCTTCCGATTACAGCAGAACTGTTACGTGTACTCAAACCGGAAGGTTCTTTCGTGCTCAATATCAAGGAGCGCGTGATTGATGGTGAGCGAGGCACGTACGTAATGGAACTTGTGCTCGCAATGCGAAAGCAGGGTTGGTTTTGGATTGAGGAGTACTGCTGGCACAAAAAGAATTGTTATCCTGGCAAGTGGCCTAATCGTTTCCGCGATGCGTGGGAACACTGCTATCATTTTGCCAAGCAAAAACATTTCAAGATGTACCAAGAATCAGTGATGGTTCCGATGGGCGATTGGGCAGAACGGCGACTCAAGTATCTTACTAAAAACGATGTTGTGCGTGATGAATCGCGCTCCAAGAGCGGTTTTGGAAAACGCGTTGCTAATTGGATTGGGCGCGAGTTGGTGTACCCGACGAACGTTCTGCATCTGGCAACCGAAGTGACCAATAAAAATCATAGCGCGGTTTTTCCGCTTGAATTGCCAACTTGGTTTATCAAGTTGTTCACGCAAGATGGCGATGTCGTGCTCGACCCGTTTATGGGCTCCGGTACCACCGCTCGCGCCGCGATAAAACTGAATCGAAAATACATTGGAATTGAACTTCAGAAAGACTACATTGAGATTGCCAATACTGAATTGCAATCAGAGCAACCCAAGATGTTCGCAGAATCCAAACCCAAATATACAACGAAGAAAAAGGCGAAAAAGTGAAAACCAATGAACTACGCGAATTGATTGCAAAATCGCTCAACGAGTT encodes:
- a CDS encoding site-specific DNA-methyltransferase → MTKRVETNTIHHGDCREILQTLPDESVDFIVTSPPYADRRKHTYGGVPPEKYVEWFLPITAELLRVLKPEGSFVLNIKERVIDGERGTYVMELVLAMRKQGWFWIEEYCWHKKNCYPGKWPNRFRDAWEHCYHFAKQKHFKMYQESVMVPMGDWAERRLKYLTKNDVVRDESRSKSGFGKRVANWIGRELVYPTNVLHLATEVTNKNHSAVFPLELPTWFIKLFTQDGDVVLDPFMGSGTTARAAIKLNRKYIGIELQKDYIEIANTELQSEQPKMFAESKPKYTTKKKAKK